The Maridesulfovibrio hydrothermalis AM13 = DSM 14728 DNA window GTTTAAAATCAGTTGTGGTGCAATTGTTTTTGTAATATCTTTGTACGGTTATACTAAGCGTTGTCTGACTCTCGAATTTAAAGAATATATGAAAAATTTACATTTTATCAGTAGTTATTGTTAATGTTTTTAATATCGTCGTTTTGCTACTTTAAAAAGTGGAGTATTGGCCTCGGTATGATGCATTTTTTGAGATTATTTTTAGCGGTTTTTTTTCTGCTTGCCGGTTTATCTTCTATTTGCTTTGCAGGTGGTTGGGAGCCTGTAATAGAAATGACTCCCCTTGTGCCTGAGTATATGGTCGCAGTGGAAAAACAGTCACAAAAAGTGCACTTGCTGGTGCATAAAAGTCCTTTGCGCGCTGAAGCCAGTTTTACCTGTGCCACCGGGCAGGTTGCCGGTGACAAAACAGCCGAAGGTGATCTTAAAACTCCTGAAGGTGTTTACTTTACCACGGGAAAAAGGACCGGTCTTAAAGATTTTGATCTTTACGGTACTATGGCTTTCCCTCTTGATTTTCCCAATCCGGTTGACCGGATAAAAGGTAAAACCGGATATGGAATATGGATTCACGGGCGGGGTAAGAAGCTGGTTCCTATGGACACTAAGGGCTGCGTTGCGCTGGTTAATTCAGATATAGGTTTTATTGATTCACGTATAACTCCCGGAACAGCTGTTATTATCGGTGAATCAGTTAGCTGGAATGAGCCGGCCGGAAACCAGACTCAGGAATCTGAGTTACTTAAGGATCTGGTGTACAAATGGGCGCAGGACTGGGAAAATAAAGATGGAGCTTTTTTTAAAGCTTTTGCCGCAGATCGTTTCAGTGAATCTGAAGGGAGACCTTTTAAATATTTCGAAAACCG harbors:
- a CDS encoding L,D-transpeptidase family protein; its protein translation is MTPLVPEYMVAVEKQSQKVHLLVHKSPLRAEASFTCATGQVAGDKTAEGDLKTPEGVYFTTGKRTGLKDFDLYGTMAFPLDFPNPVDRIKGKTGYGIWIHGRGKKLVPMDTKGCVALVNSDIGFIDSRITPGTAVIIGESVSWNEPAGNQTQESELLKDLVYKWAQDWENKDGAFFKAFAADRFSESEGRPFKYFENRKKRIFSRAKWIDVEIFNLQALPGPDYWVTWFDQYYRSGNLSSSTSKRLYWQQVGGHWKIVGREYGPHIGSLKKKYLASKQEGVNRFLDQWRSDWLSGDLEKYISKYDLKARQGKRRGAKSIMEHKSSIWEKRKPSTIELGKIKLREHSQGLEVVFRQEYADVSGYTDKGIKKLVIRPEGDSWRIVDEQWSRR